Proteins from a genomic interval of Methanoplanus endosymbiosus:
- a CDS encoding DUF5806 family protein — protein sequence MAKKENGKIKNPDENMNPEEAQDNKPDDDIYSVIDSERNKVHTEVTSKERTDYNKSAMPEELPDLKDIKISNGAEFTGMSEDTGRSDEKEMCESADGSERQDKTERSDKKEIPNNPDMADNSEQDEGSDNADVTDKPEDERLEDKNVIDKPLSPDNPEESETANDDIDQEKSDYQTEITDKLTPEEKERINKYKKFKKVDGSTYRRVNQFLRKHTYITAREWAIARLCADFSTRGGAEMTFIGENLPELIPFMTDTYSPQAVNQARSSFKKKVKKSGATFFYGALCGFFTADELDDILFESSEVARFLLEIEGTSVDLDDEIDIEDKITDVMRSVAEASSMIRAPKTVSDEPEDDFEYEDIPGGKIPEECYSDIEELTEDSGIRDE from the coding sequence ATGGCTAAAAAAGAGAATGGTAAAATAAAAAATCCTGATGAAAATATGAATCCTGAAGAAGCACAAGACAATAAACCAGATGATGATATATATTCTGTCATTGACTCTGAGAGAAACAAAGTCCATACTGAAGTCACATCTAAAGAGAGAACTGATTATAATAAATCTGCAATGCCGGAAGAATTGCCGGATCTCAAAGATATAAAAATATCCAATGGAGCAGAATTCACAGGGATGTCAGAAGATACAGGCAGATCTGATGAAAAAGAAATGTGTGAGTCAGCAGACGGTTCAGAAAGACAGGATAAAACGGAAAGATCTGATAAAAAAGAAATACCCAATAATCCGGATATGGCTGATAATTCAGAACAGGATGAAGGATCAGATAATGCAGATGTCACTGATAAACCGGAAGACGAAAGATTAGAAGATAAAAATGTAATAGATAAACCACTATCACCGGATAATCCGGAAGAATCAGAAACAGCCAACGATGACATTGATCAGGAAAAATCCGATTATCAGACGGAAATTACAGACAAGCTGACTCCTGAAGAAAAAGAGAGAATCAACAAATATAAAAAATTCAAGAAGGTTGACGGATCAACATACAGGAGAGTAAATCAGTTTTTAAGAAAGCACACCTACATTACAGCAAGAGAATGGGCCATAGCCCGTCTATGTGCAGACTTCTCTACAAGAGGAGGAGCAGAGATGACATTTATCGGTGAAAACCTGCCTGAACTCATCCCATTCATGACAGATACCTATTCACCTCAGGCAGTAAACCAGGCAAGAAGTTCATTTAAAAAGAAGGTAAAAAAATCCGGAGCTACATTCTTTTATGGGGCATTATGTGGCTTCTTTACTGCCGATGAACTGGATGACATATTATTTGAATCAAGTGAAGTTGCAAGATTCCTTCTTGAAATCGAAGGCACTTCAGTAGATCTCGATGATGAAATTGATATCGAAGATAAAATTACGGATGTAATGAGAAGTGTTGCTGAAGCATCATCAATGATAAGAGCACCAAAAACAGTCAGTGATGAACCTGAGGATGACTTTGAATATGAAGATATTCCGGGAGGGAAGATCCCTGAAGAGTGTTACTCAGATATTGAAGAACTGACAGAAGATTCAGGCATTAGAGATGAGTAA
- a CDS encoding manganese efflux pump MntP: MNFIAVLLIAIGLAMDAFAVSISAGVKVPKGSKIRTALIMALVFGLFQALMPVIGWTLGTGFADYVDAWDHWIAFILLSAIGLKMIYEGLSESEGDEERNVTNGVIILILGIATSIDALAVGFTFAFLNEPILIPVLIIGIVTFLFSFAGVIFGEKFRDLIGRKAEILGGLVLIGIGVKILAESLI; this comes from the coding sequence ATGAATTTTATTGCCGTTCTACTTATTGCAATCGGGCTTGCAATGGATGCCTTTGCTGTTTCCATCTCTGCCGGAGTAAAGGTTCCAAAGGGATCAAAAATCAGGACAGCTCTTATTATGGCCCTGGTTTTTGGACTATTCCAGGCTTTAATGCCGGTTATCGGGTGGACATTAGGGACAGGTTTTGCAGATTATGTGGATGCCTGGGATCACTGGATTGCTTTTATTTTGCTGTCAGCGATTGGTCTGAAGATGATATATGAGGGCCTCTCAGAATCAGAGGGGGATGAAGAGAGAAATGTCACAAATGGTGTAATAATCTTAATATTGGGCATTGCCACAAGTATTGATGCCCTTGCAGTAGGATTTACATTTGCATTCCTGAATGAACCCATCCTGATTCCGGTACTGATAATTGGTATTGTAACCTTTCTCTTTTCATTTGCCGGTGTGATTTTTGGTGAAAAATTCCGTGATCTTATCGGAAGAAAAGCAGAAATTCTCGGTGGGCTTGTCCTTATAGGGATAGGGGTGAAGATACTTGCTGAGAGTTTAATCTGA
- a CDS encoding DUF1894 domain-containing protein codes for MGCLEKLPYEVIQRNSSFKEAREYVEKNIKEYYEVPPGYKIFDVYIIGVPPIKVGIDGDSVIFPYTKPCHGTFLVRVKEAHDEIKRLRKK; via the coding sequence ATGGGATGTTTAGAGAAACTTCCATATGAAGTAATACAGAGAAATTCCAGTTTTAAGGAAGCGCGTGAATATGTCGAAAAGAACATAAAGGAATATTATGAAGTTCCTCCGGGTTACAAAATATTTGATGTTTATATCATAGGAGTACCCCCAATTAAGGTTGGTATTGACGGAGATAGTGTGATCTTCCCATATACAAAACCCTGTCACGGGACATTTCTTGTGAGGGTGAAAGAAGCTCACGATGAGATAAAGAGACTCAGGAAAAAATAA
- the glmM gene encoding phosphoglucosamine mutase, which yields MAEIKKKQLFGTNGVRAVVGEAMNPQLAMNIGLSLSKMRPGTLAVGMDTRTSGPALINALKAGILSGGCDVVDLGVLPTPALQYLVRKYFDGGAVVTASHNPPEYNGVKLIDTDGTEMGDDNTIALEEILFSEDFDIKDWRETGEERHSEEMLAEYIDAVAGYFPKTDTELIVAVDPGSGPACKTTPQILSKMGCRVHTINGKTDGTFPGRLPEPSPEGLMGLSELTVATGASFGVAHDGDADRAVFVDDRGEYVEENEEFALMQMLICKDKGPGVVVTPVSTSKIVEKIASEENCTVIYTKVGSIYVARKMLELSQSGENVLFGGEGNGGLIFPGHQHCRDGGMTAASMAYLISTSGKKLSELRSELPPKYMKRGKVYTEEPDVITEKIQQAFKDDSLDLTDGVRVNRDNSWALLRPSGTEPFMRLFVEGRTKEESEKFYDEIIKATEN from the coding sequence ATGGCAGAAATTAAAAAGAAACAGCTTTTTGGTACAAACGGTGTAAGGGCAGTTGTCGGCGAAGCAATGAACCCGCAGCTTGCAATGAACATAGGTCTTTCACTGAGCAAAATGAGACCTGGGACACTTGCTGTGGGCATGGACACAAGAACCTCCGGGCCGGCACTCATAAACGCACTCAAGGCCGGAATTCTTTCAGGCGGATGCGATGTGGTTGACTTAGGCGTTCTTCCTACACCTGCACTACAGTATCTGGTTAGAAAGTATTTTGACGGTGGAGCAGTTGTGACTGCCTCACACAATCCTCCGGAATACAACGGTGTAAAACTGATTGACACCGACGGGACAGAGATGGGCGATGACAACACCATAGCACTTGAAGAGATACTTTTTTCAGAGGATTTCGATATCAAAGACTGGAGAGAGACCGGCGAAGAGAGGCACTCAGAGGAGATGCTGGCAGAATATATAGATGCAGTCGCCGGATATTTCCCAAAGACAGATACAGAATTAATAGTGGCAGTAGATCCCGGATCAGGTCCGGCATGTAAAACAACACCGCAGATCCTCTCAAAGATGGGATGCAGAGTCCATACAATAAACGGAAAAACAGACGGAACATTTCCCGGCAGACTGCCCGAACCATCTCCTGAAGGGCTGATGGGATTGTCTGAACTTACTGTCGCAACCGGAGCATCATTTGGGGTTGCACATGACGGAGATGCAGACCGGGCCGTATTTGTCGATGACAGAGGTGAATACGTAGAGGAGAACGAGGAGTTCGCATTAATGCAGATGCTCATCTGTAAAGATAAAGGGCCGGGAGTGGTTGTAACTCCGGTGAGCACATCAAAGATCGTAGAAAAAATTGCCTCAGAAGAGAACTGCACAGTGATATACACCAAAGTCGGCAGCATCTATGTTGCAAGAAAGATGCTTGAACTGTCACAGTCAGGTGAAAATGTTCTCTTTGGCGGCGAAGGAAACGGAGGGCTGATCTTTCCGGGACATCAGCACTGCCGTGACGGAGGCATGACTGCCGCATCCATGGCATACCTCATATCGACTTCCGGCAAAAAACTATCTGAGCTGAGATCTGAACTGCCACCAAAATATATGAAGCGCGGGAAGGTTTATACTGAAGAGCCGGATGTTATCACTGAAAAAATTCAGCAGGCTTTTAAGGATGACAGTCTCGATCTGACCGATGGTGTCAGAGTAAACAGAGACAATTCATGGGCACTTCTCAGACCTTCCGGCACTGAACCATTCATGAGACTCTTCGTTGAAGGAAGGACCAAAGAAGAGTCAGAAAAATTTTATGATGAAATTATTAAAGCCACTGAGAATTAG
- a CDS encoding DNA-3-methyladenine glycosylase family protein, which translates to MTDICTIDLNTKTPFSLDITLSCGQAPRWEYSEGWWIGVVLEDVIKIRQTDNTLEFTGCDGEFIRDYFCLDYDLNEFYKKFSDDYLLKDAFEKLRGLRIVRQDPWECLLFQMTVNKIRTKGDYDRITRIAKGVGKELIFEGRKYYSVPGAEIISESGLRTLKTCNIGYYATNIFNTAEKVIEERDWAEKVSVMDYENAVAYLSGFKGVKRSVAEWVLLLSLKRYDIFPVDTHIRDFFVKNYMKDYHFSKTGSNAIDSTVRDVADKKFGSYAGYAMEYLFNMNNEFIEDFIKS; encoded by the coding sequence ATGACTGATATCTGTACGATTGATCTCAACACTAAAACACCTTTCAGTCTGGATATTACATTATCCTGCGGGCAGGCACCAAGGTGGGAATATTCTGAAGGCTGGTGGATTGGAGTTGTGCTTGAAGATGTAATTAAAATCAGGCAGACAGATAATACCCTTGAATTTACAGGTTGTGATGGGGAATTTATCCGTGATTATTTCTGCCTCGATTATGATCTGAATGAATTTTATAAAAAGTTCAGTGATGATTATCTGCTGAAAGATGCCTTTGAAAAGCTGAGAGGTTTAAGAATTGTCAGACAGGACCCATGGGAATGTCTCTTGTTTCAGATGACTGTTAATAAAATCCGGACAAAAGGGGATTATGACCGGATAACAAGAATAGCAAAAGGAGTCGGGAAAGAATTAATTTTTGAGGGCAGGAAATATTATTCGGTTCCGGGGGCAGAGATTATCTCAGAATCAGGTTTAAGAACCCTAAAAACCTGCAACATTGGTTATTATGCCACAAATATTTTTAATACGGCAGAAAAAGTCATTGAGGAGAGAGACTGGGCAGAAAAAGTATCTGTTATGGATTATGAGAATGCAGTTGCTTATCTTTCAGGATTTAAAGGGGTAAAAAGAAGTGTTGCAGAATGGGTTTTATTACTCTCACTAAAGCGATATGATATCTTTCCGGTGGACACACATATAAGGGATTTCTTCGTTAAGAACTACATGAAAGATTATCATTTCAGCAAAACAGGAAGTAATGCTATTGATTCTACAGTCAGAGATGTAGCAGATAAAAAATTTGGCAGTTATGCCGGATATGCAATGGAATATCTCTTCAATATGAATAATGAGTTTATTGAGGATTTTATTAAATCCTAA